The nucleotide window TGGCATGCATagagtgcagcagcaacagctgccctagcgcgtcgccgccagcgGCCACCGTATTGGCAGAGGGGGCTGTGCGGATGTTGCCTTTGACCTTGTTGGTGTGCGCGACCGGCGGGTTGTGAAGGGTGTGATGCGATTCCTCCTGCCGCAGGCCACaaccaccgccatcaccagcACCGGGTGCGGCGTAGGGGAGTGACTCTGGTCGatgtgcctgctgctgcagtggttgcctcgctgccgcctggTCGATCCGGGCACTGCGCTTCTTTAGCGACAAAAGGTCAACCGAGGCTCGCGCAGAAGTGTCGCCTGCACTCGGCAACGCCCCAGCCGGCAGACTGTGAGAGCGAGGTCGACTATGACCTGGGCACCCGCGTACGCCAGCCGCTGGTACTCCATtgccagcaccgtcgtcaTCTGGGCTAGGCAATACCAGCGCCATGGATCTGCGATCTGTCTGCATAAGAGTACGCGAGTGTGTCAACTTCCACATGCCCGGCATCATCTCCGCGTTACCACTGCAAGCTGCAACAACAGCTGCACTGGGGGAATCTGAAGCATCCGCTTGTACAGACGGCCCCGCAGCATCGATATCGCTTCCAGCGGTATCAGTGGCCTGCACAGGTGACTGGTCCACACAGCCGTCCAGCGACGCTAATGTGCGAGGTCGATCACGCACCGCACATGTCACCGCATACGTCACCGAACTGGTCACCTCGGAGGGCGTGAGGGCGGCATTTCCAAGGCGTACGGGTTTCGAGGTGCGCCGGTCTGCAAGGTTGATGCGACCTCCCACACGCGGCTGCCAACCTGGAGCTGGTGTGCGCCGCACACGTGAGGCTGGTTGTACGGAAGAGCCCCTGAACTTCTCactgccgccagcaccaATCCCGGCGGGTGGCGAGGTGGCGAGTGCCACTTCCGCCGAAGCGCCTGCAACGATCTGTGGCttgccagcgctgccactgATATGGTCGCGCACCGCCGATGTCGTTGCGGGGGCAGGAACCGCTGAAATGAGCGTGGTAGCCTTGGTCGATGCGACAGTCGTGTTGCTGCCTCTGTCAACATGGTTGCTGTTCAGCCCGGCTGCACCAGCCTGCTCGTCCAAGGTCAAGAGCATCTCCGACTTCAGTCCGCTGTGAAAGGATGGCAccgttgtgctgctgtgctctgcGGTAGcggcaggcgcacacacctcGTGTAACGAGGACGCCATAGAGGCAGAGGAAATGGAGTTGGCGTTATGAGCACGAccgctgcgcgagcgctgGTCAgaggcgccggcgctggACGTGTGGCTGCTTGCGCTCAGCTGCCAACGTaatccaccaccaccgtcgggggtgcgcagcgacagcggcggctgcgtaCTGCCGACGCTCGGTAGACAATCTGCCGAGGACGGCATACGGGTGTCACATGAGACACTGCACTTCGTAATTCCTGTCCTGACGGCGCTACACCGCGATGGATCCAGCCGAGACCCCTGCGCTACGCTGGTGTGCAAGTCGCCCGTGTTGCTGGGCGAGGTGACTGTCACGGTCGTTAGCAGCTGGTGAGACAGGGGCACATCGGTCGTGCCGGTGGAAGAAATTATGACGGCGGGGCGCATTTGCTGTTGCGGTTTGTGTGGCATGGTGATTCTCTGAAGAGCGGCTGACAACCTCGGAGACGTCTGCGTGGCAGACCGAAGAACTCCCGACGTGGCTGACCCAACGCCAATGGCGGTGAGCGACAGGAACGGAGggcgcgaggaggtggtggggctgctgctgctcagcacaGACCTCACCCGTTGAGTGAGCGCCGGTGACAACGACATGCCTTCGGCGCCGCCTCTGTGATTTACTGCCTCGTCGTTGCGCTGATCAACACTCCTCAGCTCTGCTTCGAGCCCATCACGGTTCGCTTTCTCTGAGACGAGAGCGGAAACAGCCGGGTGGGTCTGCGGCAATGTTGGTAGGTGGACGACGAGTCGGCGTGCATTCTTCGGCGATACCATGCCCACGTTACAGCTGCCCAGCAAGTCGTCGATGCCACTGGCAGCCTGATCATTCGGCTCCCTGACATGGTCAGCCAAGGACAACTGCTTCGTCCCGCACACCGCTTCGCTGCTCTCGTGCTCGACCTCTTTCTCAAATGGGGGAACGCtagacggcagcagcgtcccgCTGCGAGTGCCGCGGCCTGCGACAGAGATGCCTCGTGGAGCCTGGACCCCACGCCCGCCTGTCATATACTGCGATGACGTCCCCAGcgcgctcttcttttcccccaCCAACGCCGATGCAAGATTTGTACGAGTGCCGTGCACAACGCCGCAAGTGGCAGAAGTGGTAGAGCCGGTGGTGGTCGCACCAGCTCGCGTAGCAGCTCTCGACGCCTGCGCTCGCCATGGGAGCAAGCTCGTTTCATCGATGCCAGTCGCTGTGCAGTCCTCGAGCTGCAAAATCTGACCCTGATAATGAGCCCTCGCGGGGCCCAGATGTTGGTGCTTAACCAGCGCATGGGCATTATCCCCCTTATTCGTGGAGTGTGATACGCCtggcgccgcctccgctaGTGGTGTGGCGGCGGGGGAGAACTGAGGCGCCGTTGTGGCAGTTGCCCCATCCCCGCTCGCGACTCCACGACgtccgtcgctgtcgtcgtcttcttcGGCACGCAGTGGGAGGCAGTCGTCATGGCAACTGTGCGCGTCCTGTCCCACAGCGGAAGGCGGGGTCAAGCTCGTTGTGCGTGTTACGTCTGCAGTTGCGCTCTGCTCCTCCCGTAGCCCGTCCACACTTGCCTTGAGACCATCGTCACtcttcgccgctgtcgtcgctgccacgCGTGCTGGTACATCAGCTAACGCACGAGCACCGCTATAAATGACGCCGCGCTGCCATGCTGGCAttgcctgctgcttcagcaaTGCCGACGCGCGTGACACTCGTGTGCCACCCGGCCCGGCTGCGTAGTCGCTACGCGCTCGGCCGACCGCGATGACCGCCGGCAGAGGCACCCCTGTCCTTTGTGTATTCGCTTTCCAGTGCGCCACCTGCAACGCATCCGACGGGCCTCGAGTCTCACGCAACCGGTCCAAATTTTTGGACGTTAGCTCGCAGTGCGAAGATGTCACCGTTGTAATGGGTGCGATAGTCGCGGGCGTGGTACCTGCCATAGGACGCGTCGCAGGCGTGGGGGTAGCAATGGTGGTCATCAGTCCCTTGCTggctgcaccggcgccggcgcgTGGCGACGCACcactggtgccgctgcggggcGGTGCGCGTAACTTCTCAAATCGGCTGAAACCGAGCCCCGATGCCCAAACAGTGCCGGTGTCACCGCCGTAGACAACCTGCGCGCCAGACCACACCGTCAAGGATGAGCCAGATACGCACGTCTGCTGATCGCTCGCCAATGGTGATATACCGCGCCGCGTCGACGCGCTGGGCGAGATGCCCAGCGACAAGGTTACAGCAGGAAAGGGCCAGGGAAGGCTCTTGAACTGCTGGCTCAGCACCTCACTCTCGATCTCGGTAGAGACGTCCGactcgtcttcctcgtcctcatcAATATCATCGTCACGCTctggcgagagaggcggcgccaCAGGGCGCtccagccgctgcgctgGTTCTATCGGCTCCATGCGGTTGGGCTAAAACCTAGCAGAGAGTAGTAAATTGTGCCACTTTCTGTGtggctttgtgtgtgtgggtgtgtgtggatgtgtgtgggtgtgtcagTGATCAAGAAGGAGAACCCAAAGAGGCAACGAAGGACAGATGTGACCGTATAAAGTCCCAAaccgaaaagaaaggggggggggggcaaagtCGTTGAAAGGCTGAATTGAGGTTGAAGGTGAGAGGCGAGCGGTCagggtggtgatggtggatAAAGAGCGAATAAATGAAAACAACGCGCACCCAGTGAAGAAGGACACAAAACAAAAGGGTGGGCACCGGTCGGTGTTCGAGGGCgcttgcgcgtgtgcctgcaGGGGCGATCTGCGAACAGTGGCGCCAGCAAGCGCAGATACGCATCAcattccttttttttcttctctcgtctcAGCGTGCCCATTCTCTCCGCCATACAACACATGAAGACGAGCTCCGCCATGAGCGAAACCACACTCGGCCCCACGACTCCGCCTGCCGCGGGCCCATCGCCGGGTGCggggcagccgcagacacgcgcggggcagcaacgcgccgactCCCTCACCGGCGCGCCGCCCCTGCCCACCATACGAGGGGCACAGACGtgttcgctgccgcaccgcactccgacgcagcgccacccacgacCTGGTCGG belongs to Leishmania panamensis strain MHOM/PA/94/PSC-1 chromosome 8 sequence and includes:
- a CDS encoding hypothetical protein (TriTrypDB/GeneDB-style sysID: LpmP.08.0840) gives rise to the protein MEPIEPAQRLERPVAPPLSPERDDDIDEDEEDESDVSTEIESEVLSQQFKSLPWPFPAVTLSLGISPSASTRRGISPLASDQQTCVSGSSLTVWSGAQVVYGGDTGTVWASGLGFSRFEKLRAPPRSGTSGASPRAGAGAASKGLMTTIATPTPATRPMAGTTPATIAPITTVTSSHCELTSKNLDRLRETRGPSDALQVAHWKANTQRTGVPLPAVIAVGRARSDYAAGPGGTRVSRASALLKQQAMPAWQRGVIYSGARALADVPARVAATTAAKSDDGLKASVDGLREEQSATADVTRTTSLTPPSAVGQDAHSCHDDCLPLRAEEDDDSDGRRGVASGDGATATTAPQFSPAATPLAEAAPGVSHSTNKGDNAHALVKHQHLGPARAHYQGQILQLEDCTATGIDETSLLPWRAQASRAATRAGATTTGSTTSATCGVVHGTRTNLASALVGEKKSALGTSSQYMTGGRGVQAPRGISVAGRGTRSGTLLPSSVPPFEKEVEHESSEAVCGTKQLSLADHVREPNDQAASGIDDLLGSCNVGMVSPKNARRLVVHLPTLPQTHPAVSALVSEKANRDGLEAELRSVDQRNDEAVNHRGGAEGMSLSPALTQRVRSVLSSSSPTTSSRPPFLSLTAIGVGSATSGVLRSATQTSPRLSAALQRITMPHKPQQQMRPAVIISSTGTTDVPLSHQLLTTVTVTSPSNTGDLHTSVAQGSRLDPSRCSAVRTGITKCSVSCDTRMPSSADCLPSVGSTQPPLSLRTPDGGGGLRWQLSASSHTSSAGASDQRSRSGRAHNANSISSASMASSLHEVCAPAATAEHSSTTVPSFHSGLKSEMLLTLDEQAGAAGLNSNHVDRGSNTTVASTKATTLISAVPAPATTSAVRDHISGSAGKPQIVAGASAEVALATSPPAGIGAGGSEKFRGSSVQPASRVRRTPAPGWQPRVGGRINLADRRTSKPVRLGNAALTPSEVTSSVTYAVTCAVRDRPRTLASLDGCVDQSPVQATDTAGSDIDAAGPSVQADASDSPSAAVVAACSGNAEMMPGMWKLTHSRTLMQTDRRSMALVLPSPDDDGAGNGVPAAGVRGCPGHSRPRSHSLPAGALPSAGDTSARASVDLLSLKKRSARIDQAAARQPLQQQAHRPESLPYAAPGAGDGGGCGLRQEESHHTLHNPPVAHTNKVKGNIRTAPSANTVAAGGDALGQLLLLHSMHAIGDPGSSLEREAERAPGRLPTLGPNSTGATVNPAWLSSPNDLGIVGGHGDQSRVSAGRRKTVSVIRESPSARSRCNTCSDRSGSDTDGHHRYYPRRLITLPDTVEPQEHSHDDGVGESQERSKRAPARKKPPPHRRRSANVSLPEDTEGGKVS